One genomic window of Evansella cellulosilytica DSM 2522 includes the following:
- a CDS encoding PhzF family phenazine biosynthesis protein, with protein sequence MKYFVVDAFADKIFEGNPAGVCIMNDWISDELMQKIAMENNLSETAFAVKDADYYQLRWFAPGGEVNLCGHATLATAFVILNYYEKQLDSVKFNTISGELTVNKQDDLYELDFPSVPSEEISITDQMINALGTVPKEAWLNRDLVFILESEEEVKNVNPDFALLERLPDGLGVCVTAEGSKFDFVSRAFFPKLKVNEDPVTGSLHCSLIPLWTIRLGKEEMVARQISTRGGTLYCKHEDTRVKIAGRAALYSIAELYIAENK encoded by the coding sequence ATGAAATACTTTGTAGTAGATGCTTTTGCTGATAAGATTTTTGAAGGAAATCCGGCTGGAGTATGTATCATGAATGACTGGATTTCAGATGAACTTATGCAAAAAATAGCCATGGAAAATAATTTATCGGAAACAGCCTTCGCAGTTAAAGATGCAGATTATTATCAGTTAAGATGGTTTGCGCCGGGAGGAGAAGTGAACCTTTGTGGGCACGCGACGTTAGCAACGGCATTTGTCATTCTCAATTACTATGAAAAGCAATTAGATTCTGTTAAGTTTAACACCATTAGTGGTGAATTAACCGTTAATAAACAAGATGATTTATATGAGTTAGACTTCCCTTCCGTTCCATCAGAAGAAATTTCTATTACTGATCAAATGATCAACGCTTTGGGGACTGTGCCAAAAGAGGCTTGGTTAAATAGAGATCTTGTATTCATACTAGAGTCAGAGGAAGAAGTGAAAAACGTTAATCCTGATTTTGCTCTTTTAGAAAGATTGCCAGATGGTTTAGGTGTATGTGTTACAGCAGAAGGAAGTAAATTTGATTTTGTTTCGAGAGCGTTTTTTCCAAAGCTAAAAGTGAACGAAGATCCAGTTACTGGTTCCTTGCACTGTAGCCTCATTCCGTTATGGACAATTAGACTAGGGAAAGAGGAAATGGTTGCAAGACAAATATCAACTCGAGGTGGAACGCTTTACTGTAAACATGAAGATACACGAGTAAAAATTGCTGGGAGAGCAGCCCTTTATTCGATAGCTGAATTATATATTGCAGAAAATAAGTAG
- a CDS encoding helix-turn-helix domain-containing protein → MPKYNDELKIKVVKEYQEGILGFRRLAKKHHIKSKSLVERWVKIYEKFGEEGIKSNGHKGTYSVQFKLDVLSFIKRTGTSETQTALHFGLDSPTLIASWKKSFREDKAEALDRTRGRGTMSDRPKNKNKKNINEKELTNEQRLERENELLRLEVEYLKKLQAFRANPEDYLEKHKQRYHSNSKKSSN, encoded by the coding sequence ATGCCTAAATACAATGATGAATTAAAGATTAAAGTCGTTAAAGAATATCAAGAAGGAATTCTAGGCTTCAGGCGTCTAGCCAAAAAGCATCATATTAAATCAAAATCATTGGTTGAAAGATGGGTGAAGATATATGAGAAGTTCGGAGAAGAAGGAATAAAAAGTAATGGGCATAAGGGAACTTATTCTGTTCAATTTAAGCTAGATGTATTAAGCTTTATTAAAAGAACAGGAACTTCAGAAACCCAAACAGCCCTCCATTTTGGGTTAGATAGTCCCACTTTAATTGCTTCATGGAAAAAATCTTTTCGTGAAGATAAGGCTGAAGCCCTGGATCGAACGAGAGGACGAGGTACCATGTCTGATAGACCTAAGAACAAAAACAAGAAAAATATAAATGAAAAAGAACTTACAAACGAGCAACGGTTAGAGAGGGAAAATGAGCTTCTTCGTTTGGAGGTAGAGTATTTAAAAAAGTTGCAAGCTTTTCGGGCAAACCCGGAGGATTATCTCGAAAAGCACAAGCAGCGTTATCATTCGAACTCAAAGAAGAGTTCAAATTAA
- a CDS encoding class I SAM-dependent methyltransferase, whose amino-acid sequence MSRIDYIRKEEKKYHDFCYENYKLFEEGSWLYKPVKTVIDLLTLFKGKSNLKVLDLGSGVGRNSIPIAQEIKNNNGKVVCVDLLDSALNKLKIYSREYEVDGVIETIKADIGNYNIAKDEYNLIIAVSTLEHVESDDAFENVIQRMALGTKSDGLNCIIVNSEVEEIDINTGENLDVMMEVNMKTSDMINKLRQSYDGWELVNQLVKPLEYKIVRDEKDVLLKTKAITFVVRKQ is encoded by the coding sequence ATGAGTAGAATTGACTATATACGGAAAGAAGAAAAGAAATATCATGATTTTTGTTATGAAAACTACAAATTATTTGAGGAAGGTTCATGGCTATACAAACCAGTTAAAACAGTGATTGATTTACTAACATTGTTCAAAGGTAAATCTAATCTTAAAGTGCTTGATTTAGGCTCAGGGGTGGGAAGAAATAGTATCCCAATTGCACAAGAAATAAAAAATAATAATGGAAAAGTAGTCTGTGTAGATTTATTAGATTCTGCACTAAATAAATTAAAAATTTATAGTAGAGAGTATGAAGTAGATGGAGTAATCGAAACTATAAAAGCAGATATAGGGAACTACAACATTGCTAAAGATGAATATAATTTAATTATTGCTGTTTCTACATTAGAGCATGTTGAATCAGATGATGCATTTGAAAATGTAATTCAAAGAATGGCATTAGGAACAAAAAGTGATGGATTAAACTGTATCATCGTTAATTCTGAAGTAGAAGAAATCGACATAAATACAGGTGAGAACTTAGATGTGATGATGGAAGTAAATATGAAAACTAGTGACATGATAAATAAATTAAGGCAGAGTTATGATGGTTGGGAATTAGTAAACCAATTAGTAAAACCTTTAGAATATAAAATTGTTCGTGATGAAAAGGATGTATTGTTAAAAACAAAAGCAATCACTTTCGTTGTTAGAAAGCAATGA
- a CDS encoding RNA polymerase alpha subunit C-terminal domain-containing protein has protein sequence MSSEKYLMICEKGHKYYKSSDCTSCPTCDKEKKPDSGFLSKLSSPARNALIHEKIDTLPKLSKYTEKEILKIHGIGPASLPNLRASLKEAGLSFEK, from the coding sequence ATGTCATCTGAAAAATACTTAATGATCTGTGAAAAAGGACATAAGTATTATAAAAGTAGTGATTGTACAAGTTGTCCAACTTGTGATAAAGAGAAAAAACCTGATAGTGGCTTCCTATCGAAACTAAGTTCACCAGCCAGAAATGCCTTAATTCATGAGAAGATTGATACTTTACCAAAGCTCTCAAAGTATACTGAAAAAGAAATTCTTAAAATTCATGGTATTGGACCAGCTTCGTTACCCAATCTAAGAGCTTCATTAAAAGAAGCAGGGCTATCATTTGAAAAATAA